A stretch of Babesia bigemina genome assembly Bbig001, chromosome : III DNA encodes these proteins:
- a CDS encoding casein kinase I, putative, protein MITRSLEIRVGGKYRLGRKIGSGSFGDIFIGTHITTGEDVAIKLESHRSRHPQLLYESKLYKLLAGGVGIPTIHWYGIEGEYNILIMDLLGPSLEDLFTICNRKLSLKTVLMLADQMLNRIEYCHSKNFIHRDIKPDNFLIGRGKKISIVYIIDFGLAKKYRDPKTAQHICYREGKNLTGTARYASINTHLGIEQSRRDDMEALGYVLLYFMRGSLPWQGLKATSKKDKYDKISEKKIAIPVDLLCKQLPFEFVTFINYARSLRFEDRPDYSYLRRILKDLFFRQGYQYDFIFDWTFLHTAQLMHTMMNEDIERFERLTKDREREAEEPNTRPVLKNK, encoded by the coding sequence ATGATCACTAGGTCGTTGGAGATTCGCGTGGGCGGTAAGTACCGGCTTGGTCGTAAAATTGGCAGCGGTTCCTTCGGCGACATATTTATCGGAACGCACATCACGACTGGCGAGGATGTTGCGATAAAGCTGGAGTCCCACCGCAGCCGCCAcccgcagctgctgtacgAGTCCAAACTCTACAAGCTGCTGGCTGGCGGCGTGGGTATTCCCACGATCCACTGGTACGGGATTGAGGGCGAGTACAACATACTGATCATGGATTTGTTGGGACCGTCTCTGGAAGACCTGTTTACCATATGCAACCGTAAGCTTAGTCTGAAGACGGTCCTCATGCTTGCGGACCAGATGCTGAACCGCATCGAATATTGTCACTCGAAGAACTTCATTCACCGCGACATAAAGCCCGACAATTTCCTCATCGGGCGCGGTAAGAAGATCTCGATCGTTTACATTATCGACTTCGGGCTCGCGAAGAAGTACCGCGACCCCAAGACTGCGCAACACATTTGTTATCGCGAGGGTAAAAACCTGACCGGTACCGCGCGTTATGCAAGCATAAACACCCACCTGGGCATAGAACAGAGTCGCCGTGACGACATGGAGGCGCTGGGCTACGTGTTACTGTACTTTATGCGAGGCTCCTTGCCGTGGCAAGGTCTGAAGGCTACTAGCAAGAAGGACAAGTACGACAAGATCAGCGAGAAAAAGATTGCGATCCCCGTTGACCTTTTGTGCAAGCAGCTGCCGTTTGAGTTCGTGACTTTCATCAACTACGCGCGCTCTTTACGGTTCGAGGACCGTCCGGACTACTCGTATCTGCGTCGTATACTGAAGGACCTGTTCTTCCGTCAGGGGTACCAGTAcgacttcattttcgactGGACTTTCCTGCACACAGCGCAGCTGATGCACACGATGATGAACGAGGACATCGAGCGCTTCGAGCGGCTGACCAAGGATCGCGAGCGCGAGGCCGAGGAACCCAATACCAGGCCCGTGCTGAAGAACAAGTAG